Genomic DNA from Amycolatopsis alba DSM 44262:
ACCGGAGCCTGCTGCCGGACAGCCGCACCCCCCGAGCGGTCATCTCGTCGACCCACGCCTGCGTCTTTTCGTCGAGCGGGTCGTCGCAGCCGTCCGCGCCGGGATGAGGGTTCCCGCAGATCAGCAACATGTAGCGCATCAGTCCTCCAACACCAGGGCTTTTCCGGGCCGCAGCGCCGAAAGAGCGATTGCCAGGCCCAGTACCGCGAAGCAGGCGGCTGTCACGAATCCCACGCGGAAACCGCCGGTCACGGCTTCCGCCGACGTCGCGGTGCCGGTGACGGCCGCCGACACGGCCGAGGCTACCGAGACGCCGAACGCGCCGCCGAGCTGGAAGGCGGCGGTGGTGATCCCGGACGCGAGCCCGGTGTCCCCGGCGTCGACGCCGCCCAGCGCGGCCATCGGCCCGGCGACCGTGGCCGCGCCCAGCCCGAGGCCGAACGCGGCGAGACCGGGCAGGAGATCGGTCAGGTAGGCGCCGTCCGGCGAGACACCGGCCAGCGCCAGGCAACCGGCGCCCAGCAGGACCGTGCCCGCGACGGCCAGGCCCCGGACGCCGATCCTGGGGATCAGCGCCTGTCCGCCGTAGGCTCCGAAGACCGCCATCACCGGCAGCACCGCCGTCGCGACGCCGAACAGCAGCGGCGAATAACCGAGCACCTCCTGCGCGTAGCGCGAGATCAGGTACGAGACCGCGAACGCGCCCATCGCGCTGGTGAGCATCACCAGGTTGCCGCCGGTGAGCATCCGCGACGAGAAGATCCGCAGCGGGACCAGCGGCGCCCCGCGGCGTGACACGTCACGGCTTTCCGTGAGCAGGACCGGGGTGGCCGCGAGCAGGACGAGCGCGACCGGGACGTTCAGGAAGAACACCCACTCCCAGCCGAACGCCCGCGTCAACGTCCCGCCGATGAGCAGCGCGGCCGTGGCGCCGAAGCCGCCGACGCCCGACCACGCGGCGAGTGCCTTGGTGCGTTCGCCGTCGTCGGTGAACGTCGTCATCACCAGCGCGAGCGCGCTAGGTGCCATCAGCGCCGCCGAAATCCCCTGGAGGACCCGTGCGGCGATCAGCACGTCGTCGCTCCACGCGAACCCGCACCACAGCGAGGAGAGCAGGAACAACGCGGTGCCTGCCGAGAACGTCCGGCGGCGGCCGAGCAGATCCGCGGCGCGACCGCCCGGCAGGAGCAGGAGGCCGAAACTCAGCAGGTACGCGCTGAGCACCCAGTGTGTCCCGCCGCCGTCGAATCCGAGGTCCCGCTCGA
This window encodes:
- a CDS encoding MFS transporter, whose product is MHPDPRRWRALALLCTANFMVILDSQIVVLAVPSIERDLGFDGGGTHWVLSAYLLSFGLLLLPGGRAADLLGRRRTFSAGTALFLLSSLWCGFAWSDDVLIAARVLQGISAALMAPSALALVMTTFTDDGERTKALAAWSGVGGFGATAALLIGGTLTRAFGWEWVFFLNVPVALVLLAATPVLLTESRDVSRRGAPLVPLRIFSSRMLTGGNLVMLTSAMGAFAVSYLISRYAQEVLGYSPLLFGVATAVLPVMAVFGAYGGQALIPRIGVRGLAVAGTVLLGAGCLALAGVSPDGAYLTDLLPGLAAFGLGLGAATVAGPMAALGGVDAGDTGLASGITTAAFQLGGAFGVSVASAVSAAVTGTATSAEAVTGGFRVGFVTAACFAVLGLAIALSALRPGKALVLED